The Caldisalinibacter kiritimatiensis genome segment ATTCTTTGCATTGTTTTTTTATCAATTTCTAAATCATCTAATTTATCAAGCTCACTATACAATAAAAGTCTCATAGCATTAAGTGTAGATGAATCTATATTTTCTGCAAATTTTACTTTGTGTGAGCACTTTTCACATATAACTCCACCATCTGTTATACTAAACTTTAATTTCCCCACTGGAGCATCATTACAAAATACACATCTATCTATATAAGGTCTATAGCCAATAAAACTTATATATTTAATTTCAAAAGCACGTATAAGTTTTTCATAATTCTTAGGTAATTTTGATAATAACTTTAATGTTTTTATCAATAATCCAAATAATCTTTCGTTTGGCTCTTCTTCAGCTAAAGCAAAATCTGTCAGTTCCATTAAATATGTTGCATATCCAAGTTTCTGCAAATCCTCTCTTAAAGAATAAAATGAATTTATAACTTCACCTTGGTTTATATTATACATACTCTTTCCTTTATACATAATAAAATTGCTATAACAAAAAACTTGGGTGCTTGCAATCAAAGAACTTCTTGGTTTTCTAGCACCCTTAGCTATTGCTTGTATTTTCCCATTTTCTCTTGTAAATATTGTAAGTATTTTATCTGAATCTTTATACTTAGTTTGTCTCAATACTATCCCTTGTATGTTAGCTAACATTTCTTCACCTCTAGGCTCTTATATACCCTGAAGTACTTTCTCCTTTTTGGCTACACGTTCTTTTTTATCATATTTACCACTTTCTTTATAATAAAGGTAAGCATTTATATTTCCTGATGCTTCGAATATTTTCCACATTTCATCCCTTAACAACATATATGTCCCTCCTATTGTGGTTATATGTTTATTAATTTGTACACTTAGCAGCTTTTATACTAGTCAAAATGTGCTATTGTAGTAAATAAATTAAAGGATAAAATGTGTTTCCTAAATATATTATATCTTTAACGATAAAGTTTATACTTGATAAAGTTTATACTTAAGAAGAACTAATTTATTTATAACTGAAATATCTTAATGCACTTTCCTTTTCTCTCCAATCTTTCTTTACTTTAACCCATAAATCCAAAAACACTTTACTTCCTAATAATCTTTCTATATCAATCCTTGCACTTTTACCTATTCCTTTTAATTTTCTTCCTTCTTTTCCTATTATAATACCTTTATGAGATTCCTTTTCACAGTAAATAGTTGCATTTATATCTACTATCTCCTTACCTTCTCTCTTTTTTATTAAGTCAATATCTACTGCAACACCATGAGGAACTTCTTGTTCTAAATAATGAAGAGCCTTCTCTCTTATTATTTCTGATATTATTAGTCTCTCAGGTTGGTCTGTAATCATATCATCAGGGAAATATTTTGGACCTTCTGGAAGCAGCCTCTTTATTGTATTAGTAAGTTTCTCTACTCCAATTCCATTTAAAGCTGAAATAGGTATTATATCTTCAAACTCCCCTAATTCACTATAATTTTGCACTGCTTCTTCTATTTCTTCCTTTGTCATTTTATCTATTTTATTAATTACTAATATTTTTGGGGTTGAAAGTTTTTTTATCTCTTCATATATATATTTGTCTCCTGGACCAATTTGTGTACTATCATCAACTAGCCATATTATAATATCTACTTCATCTAAAGTACTCTTC includes the following:
- the recO gene encoding DNA repair protein RecO; the protein is MLANIQGIVLRQTKYKDSDKILTIFTRENGKIQAIAKGARKPRSSLIASTQVFCYSNFIMYKGKSMYNINQGEVINSFYSLREDLQKLGYATYLMELTDFALAEEEPNERLFGLLIKTLKLLSKLPKNYEKLIRAFEIKYISFIGYRPYIDRCVFCNDAPVGKLKFSITDGGVICEKCSHKVKFAENIDSSTLNAMRLLLYSELDKLDDLEIDKKTMQRIQEILIKYILEHIDKRNFRSLDFLRAIE
- a CDS encoding YqzL family protein yields the protein MLLRDEMWKIFEASGNINAYLYYKESGKYDKKERVAKKEKVLQGI
- the era gene encoding GTPase Era translates to MKFKSGFASLIGRPNVGKSTLMNNIIGEKIAIISNKPQTTRNKIQCVYTENDFQVVFLDTPGLHKPKNKLGEYMVDVAKSTLDEVDIIIWLVDDSTQIGPGDKYIYEEIKKLSTPKILVINKIDKMTKEEIEEAVQNYSELGEFEDIIPISALNGIGVEKLTNTIKRLLPEGPKYFPDDMITDQPERLIISEIIREKALHYLEQEVPHGVAVDIDLIKKREGKEIVDINATIYCEKESHKGIIIGKEGRKLKGIGKSARIDIERLLGSKVFLDLWVKVKKDWREKESALRYFSYK